From Anopheles darlingi chromosome 2, idAnoDarlMG_H_01, whole genome shotgun sequence, the proteins below share one genomic window:
- the LOC125948723 gene encoding uncharacterized protein LOC125948723, producing MIFFRSISDFNWIPWTSHQGVPPRAVHAGNDPDGSLIYVGRAHHEGDLLPAKVIPSKKICYVSHNGADVSKSTFEVLIGSAFTWVPSVNGQIPGEAVLGGRTATGEQLYIGRTHQEGSLIPGEIHRSDSCLYILFDGTEHSFRQYEVLTGSSRSTWKRCSAHAPLPLGAILAGKDSDGSSIFIGRAYHAGDLLPAKVIPSKHAAYVSHAGDQTSIQTYEVLCNGDMSWVPCEAGYVPPKAVVGGRTDYGELLYIGRARYRNTLTPGKIHPSLKTLYIAYGGNEISIDSYEALVEN from the exons ATGATCttctttcgttcgatttcaGATTTTAACTGGATTCCATGGACTTCGCATCAGGGCGTTCCTCCAAGGGCCGTCCATGCCGGTAATGATCCGGATGGTTCGTTGATTTACGTCGGCCGAGCACATCACGAGGGTGACCTACTGCCGGCCAAGGTAATCCCTAGCAAGAAGATCTGCTACGTGTCGCACAATGGAGCCGATGTCTCTAAGTCAACGTTCGAG GTGCTGATCGGATCGGCCTTTACCTGGGTTCCTAGTGTTAACGGGCAGATACCGGGAGAGGCTGTACTTGGAGGTCGTACGGCAACCGGTGAACAGTTGTACATCGGGCGTACCCATCAAGAGGGCAGCCTAATACCGGGTGAGATTCATCGATCGGACAGTTGTCTGTATATCCTATTCGATGGCACCGAGCACAGCTTCAGGCAGTACGAGGTGTTAACGGGTTCGTCACGCT CAACCTGGAAACGGTGTTCGGCACATGCGCCCCTCCCTCTGGGTGCCATCTTGGCCGGTAAGGATTCGGATGGTTCATCGATCTTCATTGGTCGGGCGTATCATGCGGGTGACCTGTTACCGGCAAAGGTGATACCCTCGAAACACGCTGCATATGTGTCACACGCAGGTGATCAGACATCGATACAGACATACGAGGTGCTCTGTAATGGGGACATGTCCTGGGTACCGTGCGAAGCTGGTTACGTACCACCGAAAGCTGTCGTCGGTGGACGTACTGATTACGGAGAATTGTTGTACATTGGACGCGCACGCTACCGTAATACGCTAACTCCGGGAAAGATCCATCCGAGCCTTAAGACGCTCTACATCGCGTACGGTGGGAATGAAATCAGTATCGATAGCTACGAGGCTCTAGTCGAGAACTAA